A region from the Lolium perenne isolate Kyuss_39 chromosome 4, Kyuss_2.0, whole genome shotgun sequence genome encodes:
- the LOC127294946 gene encoding cytochrome P450 714B3: MVMEVEVAMVMKVLLSLCCVGACCLALYLYYNVWVVPQRLLAGFRRQGIGGPRPSFPYGNLADMKEVVAAAKLARQGGRGGGGIVHDYRPAVLPFYEKWRKEHGPVFTYSMGNVVFLHVSRPDVVRDINLCVSLDLGKSSYLKATHEPLFGRGILKSNGEAWAHQRKIIAPEFFLDKVKGMMDLMVDSAQTLLESWEERVDKNGGTVDIKIDDDIRAYSADVISRTCFGSSYIKGKKIFLKLRELQKAVSRPNALAEMTGLRFFPTKKNRKAWELHKQVHELILEIVKESGEDKNLLRAILHSASSSKVGLGEAENFIVDNCKSIYFAGYESTAVTAAWCLMLLGLHPEWQDRVREEVMEVCGGRPVDSQSLQKMKNLTMVIQETLRLYPAGAFVSRMALQELNLGGVHIPKGVNIYIPVSTMHLDTKLWGIDAKEFNPARFSDARPQLHSYLPFGAGARTCLGQGFATAELKILISLIISKFALKLSPRYEHSPTLKLIVEPEFGVDLTLTKVQSACKH, encoded by the exons atggtcatggaggtggaggtggccaTGGTGATGAAGGTGTTGCTGAGCCTCTGCTGCGTGGGGGCGTGCTGCCTCGCGCTCTACCTCTACTACAACGTCTGGGTGGTGCCGCAGCGGCTCCTCGCGGGGTTCAGGAGGCAGGGCATCGGCGGGCCGCGCCCGTCCTTCCCTTACGGCAACCTCGCCGACATGAAAGAGGTCGTCGCCGCCGCGAAGTTGGCTCGCCAAGGCGGCCGTGGCGGCGGAGGCATAGTCCACGACTACCGCCCAGCCGTGCTGCCCTTCTACGAGAAATGGAGAAAAGAGCACG GTCCAGTGTTCACTTACTCCATGGGCAACGTCGTGTTCCTTCACGTGAGCCGGCCGGACGTGGTCCGGGACATCAACCTCTGCGTCTCCCTGGACCTCGGCAAGAGCTCCTACCTCAAGGCCACGCACGAGCCCCTGTTTGGCCGGGGCATCCTCAAATCCAACGGCGAGGCATGGGCCCACCAGAGGAAGATCATTGCACCCGAGTTCTTCCTCGACAAGGTCAAG GGAATGATGGATCTGATGGTAGATTCCGCCCAAACACTGCTCGAGTCATGGGAAGAGAGGGTCGACAAAAATGGTGGGACTGTAGACATCAAGATTGACGATGACATAAGAGCCTACTCTGCAGATGTCATCTCCAGGACATGCTTTGGAAGCAGCTACATCAAAGGAAAGAAAATCTTTCTAAAGCTCAGAGAACTTCAGAAGGCCGTGTCCAGGCCCAATGCACTTGCTGAAATGACTGGCCTAAG GTTCTTTCCTACAAAGAAGAACAGGAAGGCATGGGAGCTTCACAAACAAGTGCACGAGCTGATACTAGAAATCGTGAAGGAAAGCGGAGAAGACAAGAACTTACTGCGCGCAATTCTTCACAGTGCAAGCAGCAGCAAGGTGGGCCTCGGCGAGGCAGAGAACTTTATAGTGGACAACTGCAAGAGCATATATTTTGCAGGATACGAGAGCACAGCTGTGACAGCTGCCTGGTGTCTAATGCTCCTTGGACTGCACCCAGAATGGCAGGACCGGGTGCGAGAAGAAGTAATGGAGGTCTGTGGGGGTCGTCCTGTAGACTCCCAATCACTTCAGAAAATGAAGAAT CTCACAATGGTAATTCAGGAAACTCTGCGGTTGTACCCAGCAGGTGCCTTTGTATCGAGGATGGCCCTTCAGGAGCTGAACCTGGGGGGTGTACACATACCAAAAGGTGTCAACATCTACATCCCTGTCTCCACAATGCACCTTGATACCAAGCTTTGGGGCATTGatgccaaagagttcaacccGGCACGCTTCTCCGATGCTCGACCTCAGCTACACTCTTACTTACCATTTGGCGCTGGCGCTCGGACCTGCCTTGGCCAGGGGTTCGCTACAGCAGAGCTCAAGATACTGATATCTCTCATCATCTCCAAGTTTGCACTGAAGCTCTCGCCTCGCTATGAGCATTCTCCAACACTCAAACTCATTGTGGAGCCAGAGTTTGGTGTCGATCTCACCTTGACGAAAGTGCAAAGTGCCTGTAAACACTAA